One Gossypium raimondii isolate GPD5lz chromosome 3, ASM2569854v1, whole genome shotgun sequence genomic window carries:
- the LOC105795937 gene encoding anther-specific protein BCP1, translated as MARQSFVLALVFIALVGLVSAANTASKAPSAVPVPDDDTIGNTDDGAGASSPGASNDAVAAPLGSEQEAKSMAPAPSSDATTTGVSAVGAAALTGAAAIATYFAF; from the coding sequence ATGGCACGCCAAAGCTTTGTTCTTGCTTTGGTCTTTATAGCTCTTGTCGGGTTGGTTTCCGCCGCCAATACAGCTTCTAAAGCACCATCTGCAGTCCCAGTACCCGATGATGATACCATCGGCAACACTGATGATGGAGCAGGTGCATCCTCCCCCGGTGCTTCTAATGACGCTGTTGCTGCCCCTCTTGGCAGTGAGCAGGAAGCTAAAAGCATGGCTCCTGCTCCTTCTAGTGATGCAACCACCACAGGTGTCTCTGCCGTTGGGGCGGCTGCTCTCACTGGGGCAGCTGCCATTGCTACCTACTTCGCCTTCTAA
- the LOC105794578 gene encoding actin-related protein 3: MDPTSRPAVVIDNGTGYTKMGFAGNVEPCFIQPTVVAVNESFLNQSRTSSKSNWSAQYSAGVMADLDFFIGDEALTKSRSSNAYNLTYPIRNGQVYNWDAMERYWQQCIFNYLRCDPEDHYFLLTESPLTAPENREYTGEIMFETFNVPGLYIAVNSVLALAAGYTTSKCQMTGVVVDVGDGATHIVPVADGYVIGSSIKSIPIAGKDVTLFIQQLMRERGEKIPPEDSFEAARKVKEMYCYTCSDVVKEFNKHDKEPGKYIKHWRGIRPKTGAPYSCDIGYERFLGPEVFFSPEIYSSDFTTPLPVVIDKCIQSAPIDTRRALYKNIVLSGGSTMFKDFHRRLQRDLKKIVDARVLASDTRLGGEVKAHPVEVNVVSHPIQRFAVWFGGSVLASTPEFFGACHTKAEYEEYGASICRTNPVFKGMY, translated from the exons ATGGACCCAACTTCTCGCCCCGCTGTCGTCATTGACAACGGTACTGG ATATACTAAGATGGGATTTGCGGGTAATGTAGAACCGTGTTTTATTCAGCCAACAGTAGTAGCTGTTAACGAGTCGTTCCTAAATCAATCTAGAACTTCTTCCAAGTCAAATTGGTCAGCTCAGTATTCAGCTGGGGTAATGGCGGATCTTGATTTTTTCATTGGAGATGAAGCACTGACAAAATCAAGATCGAGTAATGCTTATAACCTTACATATCCTATTAGAAATGGTCAAGTTTATAACTGGGATGCTATGGAACGGTATTGGCAGCAAtgtatattcaattatttacgGTGTGATCCTGAGGATCATTACTTTTTGTTGACTGAGAGTCCTCTTACTGCTCCTGAGAATCGAGAATATACAGGTGAAATTATGTTTGAGACGTTTAATGTTCCGGGGCTTTATATTGCTGTGAATTCCGTGCTTGCTTTAGCAGCTGGGTACACTACGTCTAAG TGTCAGATGACAGGAGTGGTGGTGGATGTTGGAGATGGGGCCACACATATTGTACCTGTTGCTGATGGTTATGTTATTGGGAGCAGCATTAAATCAATACCGATAGCTGGAAAAGATGTTACACTCTTCATACAACAGCTCATGCGG GAAAGAGGAGAGAAAATTCCACCGGAGGACTCATTTGAAGCAGCTCGAAAAGTGAAGGAAATGTACTGCTATACATGTTCTGATGTGGTCAAG GAGTTCAACAAGCATGACAAAGAACCTGGAAAATATATCAAACATTGGAGAGGCATTAGACCAAAGACTGGAGCACCATACTCCTGTGATATTGGTTATGAACGGTTTTTAGGCCCTGAG GTTTTCTTTAGTCCTGAGATCTACAGCAGTGATTTTACTACTCCCTTACCAGTTGTAATAGATAAGTGCATTCAGTCAGCACCAATTGACACCAGAAGAGCTTTGTATAAG AATATAGTTTTATCTGGTGGATCCACCATGTTCAAAGACTTCCACAGAAGGTTGCAGCGGGATCTGAAAAAGATTGTTGATGCTCGAGTACTTGCGTCTGATACTCGGCTTGGTGGGGAAGTAAAA GCACATCCTGTGGAAGTTAATGTAGTTAGTCATCCTATCCAAAGATTTGCGGTATGGTTTGGAGGTTCTGTACTTGCATCAACGCCTGAATTTTTTGGG GCATGTCACACAAAAGCGGAATATGAGGAATATGGAGCCAGCATTTGCCGTACAAATCCTGTTTTTAAGGGTATGTATTGA